One region of Thiorhodovibrio frisius genomic DNA includes:
- a CDS encoding GTPase family protein: protein MSDPKNPSPLNWRLLLRRLWPELLTLTLVSAAFTLLPALGLLWLAQQGWLAWWLALCAGLMGLLALLRLLRSDPTTGGLMGAPRPGAAAAECQARADLAALAAETSAEDLANREAVDRLLRRTVNAVASAYAPDDEAAVLNFTLPEVLLMLEEVARRLRHILSDELPVLRHLRLSWAARGSDLIGRGLKPARGLANAWRVMRLADPLGAVIAEVRSLVIEQGVTLLGREARAVMATLLVREVGEVAIELYSGAYRQRAEPPPQGLGRQRYQAATGPLRVLVTGQRNSGKSSLVNALLGRELAAVGLTQTTSDWTLYQAPPLLAEQDAAAESANPARAGAPVGMSAEAQPWELIDSPSLAVQSDAAWLGQLREADLVIWVVAAHRADRAPDQRALNAMREQVAADVRLRPVPLVLVLTHADRLEPVLDWQPPYDPIRGQGAKERNMARALHAASTALAIAPERALLVALGENRPAWNLPALRQQLRTRWPEAEQKRLERLGRAEGVVKAGVDLLRSVPGAIERARHFLRR, encoded by the coding sequence GGCCTGGTGGCTGGCGTTGTGCGCGGGACTCATGGGGCTGCTGGCGCTGCTGCGGTTGTTGCGTAGCGATCCGACCACAGGGGGGCTAATGGGCGCACCGCGACCGGGTGCGGCGGCAGCCGAGTGTCAGGCGCGCGCGGACTTGGCAGCGCTCGCGGCCGAGACCTCGGCAGAGGATCTGGCCAATCGCGAAGCGGTTGATCGACTGCTGCGCCGCACCGTCAATGCCGTGGCTTCGGCCTACGCGCCTGATGACGAGGCGGCCGTGCTGAATTTTACCCTGCCCGAAGTCTTGCTGATGCTCGAGGAGGTCGCGCGACGGCTGCGTCACATTCTGAGCGACGAGCTGCCGGTGCTGCGCCATCTGCGCCTGAGCTGGGCAGCCCGGGGCAGCGACCTGATTGGGCGCGGTCTCAAGCCGGCGCGTGGGCTGGCCAATGCCTGGCGCGTCATGCGCCTGGCTGATCCGCTCGGCGCGGTGATTGCCGAGGTGCGCTCGCTGGTTATCGAGCAGGGCGTCACCCTGCTTGGGCGCGAGGCGCGCGCGGTGATGGCGACCCTGCTGGTGCGTGAGGTAGGCGAGGTCGCCATCGAGCTTTACTCAGGCGCGTATCGCCAGCGCGCCGAGCCGCCACCGCAGGGGCTCGGTCGGCAGAGGTACCAAGCCGCCACAGGACCGCTGCGGGTACTGGTCACCGGTCAGCGCAACAGCGGCAAGTCCAGTCTGGTCAATGCGCTGCTTGGGCGCGAGCTGGCAGCAGTTGGCCTGACGCAGACGACCTCGGACTGGACGCTGTATCAGGCGCCGCCACTGCTGGCGGAGCAGGATGCCGCTGCGGAAAGCGCGAATCCAGCAAGGGCGGGTGCGCCAGTCGGGATGAGCGCAGAGGCGCAACCCTGGGAGCTAATCGACAGCCCGTCGCTCGCCGTTCAGAGCGATGCCGCATGGCTCGGTCAGTTACGCGAGGCGGATCTGGTCATTTGGGTGGTTGCCGCGCATCGCGCTGATCGTGCCCCCGATCAGCGCGCGCTTAACGCCATGCGCGAGCAAGTCGCTGCCGATGTGCGGCTGCGCCCGGTGCCGCTGGTGTTGGTGCTGACGCATGCTGATCGTCTGGAGCCAGTGTTGGACTGGCAACCGCCTTATGATCCGATCAGGGGGCAAGGCGCCAAGGAGCGCAATATGGCGCGTGCACTGCATGCGGCAAGCACCGCGCTCGCGATAGCGCCCGAGCGGGCACTACTGGTGGCACTCGGCGAGAACAGGCCAGCATGGAATTTGCCAGCATTGCGCCAGCAACTGCGCACCCGCTGGCCGGAGGCCGAGCAGAAACGCCTCGAGCGCCTAGGGCGTGCCGAGGGAGTGGTGAAAGCCGGCGTCGATTTGCTGCGCAGTGTGCCGGGCGCCATTGAGCGCGCCCGGCACTTTTTGCGCCGCTGA